The following proteins come from a genomic window of Maniola jurtina chromosome 15, ilManJurt1.1, whole genome shotgun sequence:
- the LOC123872532 gene encoding cytochrome c oxidase assembly protein COX19, protein MSTAMTFGQKQFIPTPPDKGSFPLDHDGVCKKSMIKYMNCLFSKDSNNSLCRVEAKDYLACRMEHNLMAKEDWSKLGFKDSDVELSEKSK, encoded by the coding sequence ATGTCTACGGCAATGACTTTCGGGCAGAAGCAGTTTATTCCTACACCTCCAGATAAAGGAAGTTTTCCACTAGATCACGATGGTGTATGTAAGAAAAGTATGATTAAATATATGAATTGTTTATTCAGTAAAGACAGCAACAATTCCTTGTGTCGCGTTGAAGCGAAGGACTACCTAGCCTGCCGCATGGAACATAACCTCATGGCCAAGGAAGACTGGTCCAAATTAGGTTTCAAAGATAGTGATGTAGAACTAAGCGagaaaagtaaatag